The DNA window CCCCCCTTCCTCTAATTCATCCTGTCTCAGGAACCTCCAAGGAAATCTGAGACCCTTCACACTATCCACCACCCCgcgtgtcccccctccctcccctgcaaccATCCTCCCCCGGAATCGGCAGAGATTTGAAATCCCCAAGCTTGGGATCCACTGACCGATTCTTCCTGATCTCATAGTATCGTAGTAGATACAGCTCGGGAGGCCACTCGTCCATCGAGCCTCTATGAAAGGgctatcaattagtcccactccccctgctctccgcccccccaccccaccgtaggaatataggagcaggaggaggccattcggcccctcgagcctgtcccgccattcattgagatcacggctgatctgtgacctgactccatctccccgcctcggccccaaatcccttaataacttttggttaacaaaaatctatcaatctcagatctaaagttagcaattgagctagcatcaactgctgtttgcggaagtgagttccaaacttctcccaccctttgtgtgtagaagtgtttccaaacttcactcctgaaagtcctggctctaatttttgtcccgagtccccaaccagcggaaatagtttctctctatccaccctatcagttcccctgaatatcttgaaaacttcaatcaaatcaccccttaatcttctaaattccaggaaatacaaccctagttttgtgtaatctctcctcgtaatttaacccttggagtccaggtatcattctagtaaatctaccctgcggtgagtgtgagtgggtgagtgtgagtgggtgagtgtgaggtgggtgagtgtcagtgtgagtgtgtgtgagtgtgtcagtgtgagtgtgagtatatttcagtgtgactgtcagtgtggagtgtgagtgtgagtgtgcatgagtgtgtgagtgtgagtgtgcgtgagtgtcagattgagtgtgagtgtgtgtgagtgtgtcagtgtatgtgagtgtgagtgtgagtgtcagtgtgagtgtgtcagtgtatgtgagtgtgagtgtgagtgtcagtgtgagtgtgagtgtgtcagtgtatgtgagtgtgagtgtcagtgtgagtgtgtcagtgtatgtgagtgtgagtatcagtgtgagtgtgagtgtgtcagtgtgagtgtaagtatatgtcagtgtcagtgtgtcagtgtgagtgtgtcagtgtgagtgtgtcagtgtgagtgtgtcagtaagtacatgtgagtgtgtcagtgtcagtgtgagtgtgtcagtgtgagtgtgtcagtgtgagtgtgagtgtgaggacgGGACTCGATGGTCCagtcactccccccaccccccccccccgaccctccctcTGCCCGTTAATGCTCCTCACCGTTTGCTGGGCCTGTCCCcgggcctcgctctctccctcctccgtcTCTTCCCTCCACTCGGGCCCTGCGAGCTCAGCCTCGCCCCTTGGCCCACGGTCTCGGTCACTCCCCGCGGCCTCCCCGTCCCGGCAGTCGAAGAAATCGCAGTCCTCGTCCCGGCCgggctccgtctccgtctccgtctcctccAGCCAGTCCTCGCACCAGACCTCCGGTTCCGAGAGGTCGCTGGCCCAGGCCTCTCCGTTCTGGCCCTGGTGAGGCCTCTCCCTGCTCCGGGTCTGAGGCCCGCTTCTGGGCCgctgctccccctccccgatcggcGAGTCGACGCAGCCGGGCGGCGGCCGCAGCTTTGGGCTCAGGTCCGGAGCGACCCCTGAGCGGGGGAAGCCGTTAGTGTAGAGCCCGGGGCTCGTACAGTCCGAgagcaggcccaggcccaggcccaggaggTGGAAGTCCCTGCTCCTCCGAATCGGCCGCCAGCTTCTGCAGgctgaggagggagagggagagtgagtcagggaggggagagtgagacagggagggggagagtgagacggggaggggggagagtgaggacagggagagggagagtgagtcagggaggggggagagtgagacagggagggggagagtgagacagggagggggagagtgagacagggagggggagagtgagacagggagagggagagtgagtcagggagggggagagtgagacagggaggggggagtagtgagacagggagggggagagtgagacagggagggggagagtgagacagagagagggagagtgagacagagagagggagagtgagacagagagagggagagtgagacagagagagggagagtgagacagggagggggagaggtgagacagagagagggagagttgagacagagagagggagagtgagacagagaggagggagagtgagacagggagggggagagtgagacagggagggggagaaNNNNNNNNNNNNNNNNNNNNNNNNNNNNNNNNNNNNNNNNNNNNNNNNNNNNNNNNNNNNNNNNNNNNNNNNNNNNNNNNNNNNNNNNNNNNNNNNNNNNNNNNNNNNNNNNNNNNNNNNNNNNNNNNNNNNNNNNNNNNNNNNNNNNNNNNNNNNNNNNNNNNNNNNNNNNNNNNNNNNNNNNNNNNNNNNNNNNNNNNTCTCTGAAATTGGGCCGCGCTCTCCTGGTTCGCGCCCGtaaacgtctcctcctcctcctcctccccccaccccacccgctgTCGGTTATCACATTTTACAGAATAGCCCCTCCGCACCCCGGGTACCGGCCCAATCACGGCCTACCTGACTGGCCAATGATCGGCGAGAGTTCCTTTGACACGGCCTTGGCGATCCGCGAGGCCTCCTCGGCTTTCTGCGCTGCTGTAAAGGCAGCTTCAGACTTCATCCTGGCCTGTCCCGtcctgaggggagggggagagagagagaggagggggagagagggagggagagagagggagagagggagggagagagagagagagagagaggagggggagagagagagagagagggagggggagagagggagggggagagagggagggggagagagggagggggagagagggagggggagagagggagggggagagagagagggagagaaggggggagagagagagagagaggggggaggggagggatggagatagagagatagatagagagagaggggtagagagaggtggagagagagagagaggggtagagaggggtggagagagagagagaggggtagagaggggtggagagagagagaggggtagagaggggtggagagagagagagagagagagagggggtagagaggggtggagagagagagagagagagagggggtagagaggggtggagagagagagggggtagagaggggtggagagagagggggtagagaggggtggagagagagagggggtagagaggggtggagagagagagggggtagagaggggtggagagagagagagagagaggggtggagagagagagagagagagagggggagaggggtggagagagagagagagagagagggtggagagagagagagagagaggggtggagagagagagagaggtggagagagagagagagagggggatggagagagagagagagagtggagagagagagagagagagagagggggggtggagagagagggatgggagggaggaggagaggggagggagagagaatgagaattaaTTTCAGTGTAGTCCAGAGTGAGGAACAACATAACGACTGACCCAACCAGCTCACAGatttgtgcttttaaaacttCCCTGCACTtatcccagacaggagtgaatcgttcccttttacccactgtgtactgtacaatgtacaggagctgatgctgagacacacacggggccgtacagtcccagacaggagtgaatcgttccccttttacccactgtgtactgtacaatgtacaggagctgagactgagacacagacgggccgtccagtcccagacaggagtgaatcgttcccttttacccactgtgtgctgtacaatgtacaggagctgagactgagacacacacggggccgtacagtcccagacgggagtgaatcgttccccttttacacactgtgtactgtacaatgtacaggagctgagactgagacacacacggggccgtacagtcccagacgggagtgaatcgttccccttttacacactgtgtactgtacaatgtacaggagctgagactgagacacacacggggccgtccagccccagacaggagtgaatcgttcccttttacccactgtgtgctgtacaatgtacaggagctgagactgagacacacacggggccgtccagccccagacaggagtgaatcgttcccttttacccactgtgtactgtacaatgtacaggagctgagactgagacacagacggggccgtacagtcccagacaggagtgaatcgttcccttttacccactgtgtactgtgcaATGTACAGGGTGCCTCCTCCCACAGTTGAATATGCTGCCAGGGACCAGACACACATTGAATACGATATGAGGAAACCAGGAGGGGGGACCCTCGAACCCGACCCCCAGCACGAGGCGGGGCACAGACCCCCTCCAGAGGGGTGATGGGATTGACGAGCAATGAATGGGTTGGACAGGGaggcagggggaagggagggagttgACTCTGGGTTCTGATTCGCTGATGTTCCCGGACATCCGCAGCTCCCATTGGCCCAGCACCCCAATTGCTCAGCTCGCCGGTCTCCCCAGTAGCCAATCAGATCTCAGGCAGCCCCGTTCCTCCCCAACCATTCGACAACCAATACCTGCTTATcgagagtgacagggagagagggagagagtgacagggagagagggagagggagagggagagggagagagagagagagagggggagagggagagagggagagggagagagagagagagagagagagggggagagggagagggagagagagagagagggggagagggagagggagagagagggggagagagagacggagagggagagagacggaggcggagacggagggacagacagggagacggagagacagacagacagacagtgagagagacggagagacagacagtgagagagacggagagacagacacacagacagagagagagagagagagagagacagacagacagagagaaagagagacagacagacagagagaaagagagacagacagacagagagagagagagacagacagacagagagagagagagagacagacagagagagagagagacggagagagagagagacggagagagagagagacacagtgtgagtgtgagagagtgagactgagggtcTCCTCTGAATGAGGGAGTCACACTATTTTATCAATCCCACTCTGATCCGTACAAACGGTCGGGATGTCGGAGAGGGACAGAGCAGCCCGTCCATCCAGCCTGCTCCCTGTCCGTTTCCTCCACCATGATCCAGtcactcctcacccacccccggATTGAGGCAACCTCCCGAGAGAGGCAATGAGGAAAACAGATTGAAAAAAaataaacccaggccaattagaggGGGAAAGAAATCCTATCCCACCCCTTTCGGCGGCCGAAACTGGACGGGGAGGCCCACATCGGCCCAGGGTAACGTCGCAGGGAACTCTGACTCTTGGGACCAGATCTCcgtcccagccagaaacaggcccaGCTCCCCCTCGAAGCGATTCGGCAGCATCCAGCCCTAAAGCCGGCCGACCGCCCGGCCCACAGATCCACCGTCGTCTGGGCTAAAAACCATCCACTGCTGCCCTTACGTAACTGGTAAGGGTCTTAGCCgccatttccccctccctgaccctcacGTCCTCCTCTTGCAACTCATTATTTCccgggtttgacagggtagatgctgagaggctgtttccccctggccgGAGAATCGAGAACCAGGGGGcacggtctcaggataaggggtcggacattcaagactgagatgaggaggaatttcttcactcagagggtggtgaatctttggaattctctaccccagagggctgtggacggtcagtcgttgagtatatccaaggctgagatcgatagattttcggggaatcgagggatacggggatcgggcgggaaagtggagttgaggtcgaagatcagccatgatccgattgaactgcggagcaggctcgaggggccgaatggccttctcctgctcctatttcttaagtctaCTGACCATCACTTGCTAATTCAGCTCCTTCCCCTCTCCTGCCTTCCCAGTTTCCAGTGGGCACCCTCCACTCAGTCCCTCATCTGGGATTTCCAGTCAAAAGGCATCttcatgttttatttttaatttttaagacAATAAAACCCCCAATCTTGGCCCCCACCGCCGGCCGAGCCCGGCCCCCACCGCCGGCCGAGCCCGGCCCCCACCGCCGGCCGAGCCCGGCCCCCACCGCCGGCCGAGCCCGGCCCCCACCGCCGGCCGAGCCCGGCCCCCACCGCACaagctcctcccctctccccgcaTTGTTCTGGACCATGCCAAGTTACGCGAGGCGGGGGGAAGGTGGAAGAAGGGGGTTCCTGGGTGTAAATGGACTGCTCCGTCACCATCGTGCGTGTGCGGGCCGGAGGCAGTGCAATCATAGAACCGTCGCAGCACGGaacgaggccgttcggcccatcgagtccgtgccggctctctgcaagagcaatccagctagtcccactccaccaccccgccctgcaaattttttccctttcaagtatttatccagttcccttttgaaggccatgattgaatctgcctccaccgccccctcgggcagcgcattccagatcctaaccactcgctggggaaaaaagtttttccccatgtcgtctttggttctttcaccaatcaccgtaaatcctctggttctcgacccttccgccaatgggaacagtttctctctatctactctgtccagacccttcgtgattttgaaccgctcgatcaaatctcctctcaaccgtctctgttccaaggatttTGTTCGCTCTCTAAACTCGGGCAGTGGTTTAAATCGAGAGCTGAGAAACTCtaacttgctattactttatcaaattaataacttaaattagataaaccaattagttaataaaactaaaaaataaaaactttaactaattaaagtATAACTTGCGATGACTTCATTAAATTAATAACGTAAACTAAGTAAatgaattagttaataaaactaaaaaaaatgaattgaacTATAatttattactttattaaattaataacttaaactagataaactaattagttaataaaactaaaaaaacGAACTAATTAAACTAtaacttgctattactttattaaattaataacttaaactagataaactaattagttaataaaactaaaaaaacaaactatttaaactataacttgctattacttcattaaattaataacttaaactagatgaactaattagttaataaaactaaaaaacaaactatttaaactataacttgctattgcttcattaaattaataacttaaatgagaaactaattagttaataaaactaaaaactaACTAATTAAACTATAACTTGctgttactttattaaattaataacttaaatgaGAAACTAAttcgttaataaaactaaaaactaTCTAATTAAACTAtaacttgctattactttattaaattaataacttaaaataggtaaactaattagttaataaaaataaaaactatttaaactataacttgctattattttattaaattaataacttaaaataggtaaactaattagttaataaaaataaaaactatttaaactataacttgctattattttattaaattaataacttaaaataggtaaactaattagttaataaaaataaaaactatttaaactataacttgctattactttattgaattaataacttaaacgagataaactaattagttaacaAAACTAAAAAAATAACTTAAACTAATTCGATAAATAAAACGAGGTGGGATAAGTGGCATGGACCGTACCAATtaggcgaggagagagagaggggggggggtggttgctgGGTGTAAATGGAccgctccgctctcaccgtgCCCGCGCGGTGGGGCCCGTACCCGGTCCGCACCAACGCCCTCCCTccccggggagaggaggggtgtttGACTTACCTGGATTCGGCCATCTCCTCCTTCTGGCGGGCGATGGCCGCGGCCCTCCGCGCCGACTCGACGGCCCGCTCCACCTTCTCCCGCACCTTGCTGCGGCGGAGCGGGATGAGGTTCCGGACTTTGCCGCTGACCAGCGCGTTGAGCCGGTACTTGCCTTCCTCCCTGCCGCCGTCGGGGAAGGTGGTGCGGCCGTAGCCGTGCCGGCGGTTGCTCAGCCAACCGCCCTCGTAGCTCAGGCCGCCCGAGCGGGCGCTCACCCCGGGCCCGCATCGCCGGTCCTGCCGCCACTCGCCCGCGTAGCTCTCCGTGGCCGCGCCGTCGATGTCCTCCTCCTCCCGGGCCTGGGCTTCGCGCTCGGCCGcggccgccgcctcctcctcctcctcggccagGCTGACGGTGGAATTCACCTCGCTGGCCACCGACTCGCTCTTGAGGGAGCTGCGTTTGCTGCCCAGCGAGGCCTTGGACTCGGAGCGCCGaacgccgccgccgccgccgcccagCAGCAGCAGCGACGGCCGCTTGAAGAAGCcgctctttttcttcttcttcttcttgtcgTCCGCCGCTGCCGACGCCGCCCCGCCGCTGCCGACCGACAGGACGAAGCCGCCCCGGGAGCTGGCCGCCGGGCTGCCCGCCCTGGGCTGCGGGGGCGGAGGGGCGGGGGTCAGGGCCCCGTTGCCGTGGTCGGCTCGCAGCGAGTTGATGGAGgtgcggcggggagagcggatcaGTGCCGCCTGGCGGTACGGGACGCTGCGCCGGACACCGTGACCGTGACGTTTGCCTGCTTCCCACTGGCCCTGGTAGGTACCTGCAGAGGGGAGGGGATTGTAATGGGCCAATCACATTATAGTCTCAATACAATCACATTACAGTCTCAATACAATCACATTACAGTCCCAATACAGTCCCAATACAGTCCCAATACAGTCACATTACAGTCCCAATGCAATCACATTACAGTCCCAATACAGTCCCAATACAGTCCCAATACAATCACATTACAGTCCCAATGCAATCACATTACAGTCCCAATACAGTCCCAATACAGTCCCAATACAATCACATTACAATCCCAATGCAATTACATTACAGTCCCAATACAGTCCCAATACAGTCCAATCCAATCCCAAATCAGCCCCAATCCAATCCCAAATCGGTCCCAATCCAATCCCAAATCGGTCCCAATCCAATCCCAAATCAGTCCCAATACAATTCCAAATCAGTCCCAACTCAAACCCAAATCAGTCCCAATCACAAATCAGTCCCAATTCAATCCCAAATCAGTCCCAATCCAGTTCCAATCCAATCCCAAATCAGTCCCAATCCAATCCCAAATCATTTTCAATCCAATCCCAAATCGGTCCCAATCCAATCCCAAATCAGTCCCAATCCAATCCCAATCCAATCCCAAATCAGTCCAAATACAATCCCAAATCAGTCCAAATACAATCCCAAATCAGTCCAAATACAATCCCAAATCAGTCCCAATCCAGTCCCAAATCAGT is part of the Heptranchias perlo isolate sHepPer1 unplaced genomic scaffold, sHepPer1.hap1 HAP1_SCAFFOLD_244, whole genome shotgun sequence genome and encodes:
- the LOC137310359 gene encoding junctophilin-3-like; this encodes MSRRGRFDFDDGGTYCGDWQDGKAHGYGICTGPGQQGEYSGGWSHGFEAVGIYTWPSGSTYRGQWGQGRRHGVGEEHKAAWTYAGEWTHGLKGRHGVQEGVSGTKYEGTWTGGLQDGYGTETYSDGGTYQGQWEAGKRHGHGVRRSVPYRQAALIRSPRRTSINSLRADHGNGALTPAPPPPQPRAGSPAASSRGGFVLSVGSGGAASAAADDKKKKKKKSGFFKRPSLLLLGGGGGGVRRSESKASLGSKRSSLKSESVASEVNSTVSLAEEEEEAAAAAEREAQAREEEDIDGAATESYAGEWRQDRRCGPGVSARSGGLSYEGGWLSNRRHGYGRTTFPDGGREEGKYRLNALVSGKVRNLIPLRRSKVREKVERAVESARRAAAIARQKEEMAESRTGQARMKSEAAFTAAQKAEEASRIAKAVSKELSPIIGQSACRSWRPIRRSRDFHLLGLGLGLLSDCTSPGLYTNGFPRSGVAPDLSPKLRPPPGCVDSPIGEGEQRPRSGPQTRSRERPHQGQNGEAWASDLSEPEVWCEDWLEETETETEPGRDEDCDFFDCRDGEAAGSDRDRGPRGEAELAGPEWREETEEGESEARGQAQQTTVYTTKALRLRSARLPR